The following proteins are encoded in a genomic region of Oryza brachyantha chromosome 11, ObraRS2, whole genome shotgun sequence:
- the LOC121055808 gene encoding non-specific lipid-transfer protein C6-like, which produces MAARSSSPLLLVLAVLAAAAAAAAGAEYCRDTLSGLRTCEDFMFRGARDASPACCAAYSGAFDADPFCLCYIANGVYGRSTGYDVNVTHALEIPVNCGLVAPPIELCDMQGLVLPPYEPSSPQPPAGKPTAQSPVAAPSLPQAPMPSSQPSFTSPPPMPSPLPPTSHGAPGAAVGTCIVAFAVTVALLALIS; this is translated from the exons ATGGCGGCGCGTTCAagttctcctctcctcctcgtcctcgccgtgctcgccgcggcggcggctgcggcggccggcgccgagTACTGCCGTGACACTCTGAGCGGGCTGCGGACGTGCGAGGACTTCATGTTCCGCGGCGCGCGTGacgcgtcgccggcgtgctGCGCGGCGTACAGCGGCGCGTTCGACGCCGACCCGTTCTGCCTCTGCTACATCGCCAACGGCGTCTACGGCCGCTCCACCGGCTACGACGTCAACGTCACCCACGCCCTCGAGATCCCCGTCAACTGCGGCCTCGTCGCCCCGCCCATCGAGCTCTGCGACA TGCAAGGGCTGGTGCTTCCTCCCTACGAGCCCTCGTCGCCCCAGCCTCCGGCGGGCAAGCCGACGGCGCAGTCTCCGGTGGCGGCGCCTTCGCTGCCGCAGGCACCCATGCCGTCGTCCCAGCCGTCGTtcacttcgccgccgcccatgccgtcgccgctcccgccaACCTCACATGGGGCGCCTGGTGCGGCAGTAGGGACCTGTATCGTTGCCTTTGCTGTGACCGTGGCCTTGCTGGCCTTAATCTCTTAG
- the LOC102703632 gene encoding uncharacterized protein LOC102703632, producing the protein MTPPAKRHRCSPPELNDDVIREILLRLPPDDPALLVRCSLVCKSWRRLLSSDPVFLRSYRDFHRTPPLLGFLFNQFGDEPDVACFAPTSSFRLPNPHHRDWYALDARHGLVLFTTTLSHDAEAVSEHELVVWDPMTGRRWRLEFPDFVDNFNWCGSVFCAADRCDHRDCHGVPFLVAVASNTRYFYTTATIYSSETGAWGSKIKHGSADPADAVRMGKPGVWVGNALYFLCVRSARILECDMGGRQPLAVFDSPVAHRRWPDNGLLLKTHGGGPRFAFARQSMLYLWSREAGADGAMAWSPLRGINLEPLLAVLRRPDDHHRTTPNLIFADGVRVVLAEIGGAIFTVELSSRRGKKVYSRDDIHTVFPYTSFYTPRA; encoded by the exons ATGACTCCACCGGCGAAGCGCCACCGCTGTTCGCCGCCGGAGCTGAACGACGACGTCATCCGCGagatcctcctccgcctccctcccgACGACCCCGCGCTCCTCGTCCGCTGCTCCCTCGTCTGCAAGTCATGGCGGCGGCTCCTCTCCTCGGACCCCGTCTTCCTCCGCTCCTACCGCGACTTCCACCGGACGCCTCCCCTGCTCGGCTTCCTCTTCAACCAGTTTGGGGACGAACCCGACGTCGCCTGCTTCGCCCCAACCTCGTCCTTCCGCCTGCCAAATCCCCACCACCGCGACTGGTACGCGCTCGACGCCCGCCACGGCCTCGTCCTCTTCACCACCACGCTCTCGCACGATGCCGAGGCGGTGTCCGAGCACGAGCTCGTCGTCTGGGACCCCATGACCGGGCGCCGGTGGAGGCTCGAATTCCCCGACTTCGTCGACAACTTCAACTGGTGCGGGTCGGTGTTCTGCGCCGCCGACCGCTGCGACCACCGCGACTGCCACGGCGTCCCCTTCCTCGTCGCGGTCGCGTCCAACACCAGGTACTTCTacaccaccgccaccatctACTCGTCGGAGACTGGCGCCTGGGGCAGCAAGATCAAGCACGGGAGCGCTGACCCCGCCGACGCGGTTCGCATGGGCAAGCCCGGCGTCTGGGTGGGCAACGCGCTCTACTTCCTCTGCGTCCGGAGCGCCAGAATCCTGGAGTGCGACATGGGCGGCCGCCAGCCGCTGGCGGTGTTCGACTCGCCGGTCGCCCACCGGAGATGGCCGGACAACGGCCTCCTCTTGAAAACTCACGGCGGCGGGCCGAGGTTCGCCTTCGCGCGGCAGTCCATGCTCTACCTCTGGTCCCGAgaggccggcgccgacggGGCCATGGCATGGTCGCCACTCCGGGGCATCAACCTGGAGCCGCTGCTCGCGGTGCTCCGCAGACCTGATGACCACCACCGCACCACGCCAAACCTGATCTTCGCCGACGGCGTCCGCGTCGTTCTCGCCGAGATAGGTGGCGCCATCTTCACCGTTGAGCTGAGCTCTCGACGAGGCAAGAAGGTGTACAGTCGGGACGACATCCACACTGTCTTCCCCTACACGAGCTTCTACACTCCTCGCG CTTAA
- the LOC102710535 gene encoding protein ROOT HAIR DEFECTIVE 3 homolog 2, which translates to MEVSISGGEGERERSCHATQVVGADGEMDGEAMAWFGPGSGLLGRGLSYAVVSIVGPQGSGKSTLLNHLFGTSFTEMDALKGRSQTTKGIWVAKAVGIEPFTVVMDLEGTDGRERGEDDTAFEKQSSLFALAVSDIVMINLWCHDIGREHAANRPLLKTIFEVLMRLFSPRKTTLLLVIRDKTKTPLDYLSQALKEDIQKIWDAVRKPEVYKEAALSEFFNVEVTALSSYEEKEELFKEQVGQLRQRFIHSIAPGGLAADRRGVIPASGFCLSALQIWKVIRENKDLNLPAHKVMVATVRCEEIADEKFKHFMSDKGWLELEAAVNSDLVPGFGKKLNSILDFYLSEYDTEAMYFDEDVRTAKRQELESEILKHTYPAFKKMLEYLHHVVLNKFKSDLEQSLKSSEGFAASARYCAQSSMEKFDAGLRDALVKHAEWDTTKVRSKLEQHIKAHATSVRGTKLAELKANYEKKLLDALAGPIQSILETAERDSWACIRRLYRRETENAILAFSASLSEFELDQTTTQKMMMDLREHARGIVEEKAREEAGNVLMRMRERFSTVLSRDKDSMPRTWKGNEDIRAITREARIAALRLLSVMAAIRLDDKPDKIDRALITALVDGGPLSQKRSIEFTSDPLASSTWEEVPPKNTLITPVQCKSIWRQFNAETEYAVAQAISMQEAHRRSNNWLPPAWTIMLLAILGYNEFMFLLRNPLYLLGLFIAFVVSYALWLQYDITAYFRHGTLSGLLTITSGFLPTLMDIITAVINMSHNHKSSSHPPRHRPPLHPQSFKNQAEQQAQVQYQVPDSLSSYSSVDSNSDDEC; encoded by the exons atggaggTCTCCATCTCTGGCGgtgaaggggagagggagaggagctGCCACGCGACGCAGGTGGTGGGGGCGGACGGGGAGATggacggcgaggcgatggCGTGGTTCGGGCCGGGGTCCGGCCTCCTGGGGCGGGGGCTCTCCTACGCCGTCGTCTCCATCGTCGGGCCCCAGGGAAGCG GGAAAAGCACCCTGCTCAACCATCTCTTCGGGACAAGCTTCACAGAGATGGATGCCTTGAAAGGGAG GAGCCAGACCACCAAGGGAATTTGGGTTGCCAAAGCTGTTGGCATTGAGCCGTTTACTGTTGTCATGGATTTGGAGGGTACGGACGGCAGGGAAAGAGGAGAG GATGATACAGCCTTTGAGAAGCAGAGTTCCCTTTTTGCTCTGGCAGTGTCAGATATTGttatgataaattt GTGGTGTCATGACATAGGCCGAGAACATGCAGCTAATAGGCCTCTGTTAAAAACAATATTCGAG GTATTGATGCGCCTATTCAGCCCCCGCAAAACAACACTGCTACTTGTTATTCGCGACAAAACAAAG ACTCCACTAGATTATCTATCCCAAGCTCTGAAGGAGGATATCCAGAAG ATATGGGATGCTGTTCGGAAACCGGAAGTTTACAAGGAGGCTGCACTAAGTGAATTCTTCAAT GTGGAGGTCACTGCTTTGTCAAGTTACGAAGAGAAAGAAGAACTATTTAAGGAGCAG GTTGGGCAACTCAGGCAGAGATTTATTCATTCAATCGCTCCAGGTGGTCTAGCAGCTGATAGAAGAGGTGTTATTCCTGCTTCAGGTTTTTGTCTTAGTGCACTCCAGATCTGGAAAGTAATACGGGAGAACAAGGACCTCAACCTTCCTGCCCACAAG gTCATGGTTGCTACTGTTCGATGTGAAGAGATTGCGGATGAAAAGTTCAAACATTTCATGTCTGACAAG GGCTGGTTGGAGCTAGAAGCAGCTGTAAATTCTGATTTAGTACCAGGCTTTGGAAAGAAGCTTAATTCTATTCTTGACTTTTATCTATCTGA GTATGATACAGAAGCCATGTATTTTGATGAGGATGTGAGGACTGCTAAACGCCAGGAGTTAGAATCTGAAATCCTAAAA CACACATATCCTGCTTTCAAGAAAATGTTAGAATACCTGCATCATGTGGTTCTCAACAAATTCAAAAGTGATCTAGAACAATCATTAAAGAGCAGTGAGGGATTTGCAGCATCAGCTCGTTATTGTGCGCAGTCATCAATGGAAAAGTTTGATGCTGGATTGAGAG ATGCTTTGGTTAAGCACGCGGAGTGGGACACCACAAAAGTTCGGAGCAAATTGGAGCAGCATATAAAAGCTCATGCAACATCTGTCCGGGGAACAAAACTAGCTGAGCTAAAGGCTAATTATGAG AAAAAGCTCTTGGATGCGCTTGCTGGACCTATACAGTCAATCCTGGAAACTGCTGAAAGAGACTCTTGGGCATGCATTAGAAGACTTTATAGGCGTGAGACTGAAAATGCTATTTTGGCATTCTCAGCATCCCTCTCAGAGTTTGAACTAGACCAGACAACTACTCAAAAGATGATGATGGACTTAAGAGAACATGCAAGAGGTATAGTAGAAGAGAAAGCTAGAGAAGAAGCTGGGAATGTTCTAATGCGTATGAGAGAAAG GTTTTCCACTGTGTTGAGCCGTGATAAGGATTCCATGCCTAGGACATGGAAAGGAAACGAAGACATACGTGCAATCACTAGAGAAGCACGTATAGcg GCTTTAAGACTTCTATCAGTAATGGCAGCTATACGGTTGGATGATAAACCTGATAAAATAGATCGGGCTCTGATTACTGCTCTTGTAGATGGGGGACCACTATCACAGAAGAGGAGTATCGAATTCACATCTGATCCTCTTGCTTCAAGCACATGGGAGGAG GTGCCACCAAAGAATACGCTGATCACACCAGTGCAGTGTAAATCCATCTGGAGGCAATTCAACGCAGAGACAGAGTATGCTGTCGCACAAGCAATTTCTATGCAG GAAGCGCACAGACGTAGCAACAATTGGCTGCCACCTGCATGGACTATTATGCTTCTTGCAATTTTAGGTTACAATGAATTTATGTTTCTTCTAAG GAACCCTTTATACCTTTTGGGGCTCTTCATTGCCTTCGTAGTATCCTATGCTCTATGGTTGCAATATGACATCACAGCCTATTTTCGCCATGGCACG CTGTCAGGTCTTTTAACTATTACATCAGGATTCCTCCCCACATTAATGGACATCATAACAGCAGTCATCAACATGAGTCACAACCACAAGAGCTCCTCGCACCCACCTCGACATCGCCCACCGCTCCATCCTCAAAGCTTCAAGAACCAGGCGGAACAACAGGCTCAGGTTCAATACCAGGTTCCAGATTCATTGTCATCATACTCTTCGGTGGACTCCAACAGTGATGATGAGTGTTGA
- the LOC102710822 gene encoding antimicrobial peptides-like — protein MGVKWKGGGVVWFLLLAGLLLLTVAAVAAAEDETAMEAGGRRDLQEKLRWCKRQCRWEAGQDTRQRRECEEQCERQQQDDDDDAAAAGENTNGAGKECRRECRAYRDEPWRKQECVRQCEWRHHERQHHGGGGGDCREQCEHQQDWWEKQRCLMDCRRRRQEQEEEEYGSGSVNHHGGEHCYTQCRHHHDQWKRQQCIEKCRYHQGQQDDVEVEDDSYGGDRCRMQCQHHHDQWKKQQCMQDCRRHHHGQEDDVEEDDNHGGHGDQYCRKQCQHHHDQWKKQQCMQDCRRWRKEQEEDDGVEEEDNHGGHGDQYCHKQCQHHRDPWKKHQCVEECRQRRQEDDGVEDHKHGGRHGDQRQEDDDGHGGDDYCRRQCQHHRHQHERQQQCMRDCHERHGWETVADEAILQAV, from the exons ATGGGCGTCAAGTGGAAGGGCGGTGGCGTGGTGTGGTTCCTCCTGCTCGCCGGCCTGCTCCTCctgacggtggcggcggttgctGCTGCGGAGGATGAGACGGCGATGGAGGCCGGTGGCCGCCGGGACCTGCAGGAGAAGCTCCGGTGGTGCAAGAGGCAGTGCCGGTGGGAGGCCGGGCAAGACACGCGGCAGCGGAGGGAGTGCGAGGAGCAGTgcgagcggcagcagcaggacgacgacgacgacgccgccgccgccggagaaaACACGAACGGCGCCGGCAAGGAGTGCCGCCGCGAGTGTCGCGCCTACCGCGACGAGCCGTGGCGGAAGCAGGAGTGCGTGAGGCAGTGCGAGTGGCGCCACCACGAGCGCCAGcatcatggcggcggcggcggcgactgcaGGGAGCAGTGCGAGCACCAGCAGGACTGGTGGGAGAAGCAGCGCTGCCTCATGGactgccgtcgccggcgacaggagcaggaagaggaggagtacggcagcggcagcgtcAACCACCATGGCGGAGAGCACTGCTACACGCAGTGCCGACACCACCACGACCAGTGGAAGAGGCAGCAATGCATCGAGAAGTGCAGATACCACCAGGGCCAACAGGACGACGTTGAGGTCGAGGACGACAGCTATGGCGGGGATCGCTGCCGCATGCAGTGTCAACACCACCATGACCAGTGGAAGAAGCAACAGTGCATGCAAGACTGCAGACGCCACCACCATGGCCAAGAGGACGACGTCGAGGAAGATGACAACCATGGCGGCCATGGAGACCAGTACTGCCGTAAGCAATGCCAACACCACCATGACCAGTGGAAGAAGCAACAGTGCATGCAGGATTGCAGGCGCTGGCgcaaagaacaagaagaagacgacggtgttgaggaagaagacaaccacggcggccatggcgaccaGTACTGCCACAAGCAATGCCAGCACCACCGCGACCCATGGAAGAAACACCAATGCGTGGAGGAATGCAGGCAGCGGCGccaggaggacgacggcgtcgaggaTCACAAGCACGGCGGCCGCCATGGCGACCA GCgccaggaggacgacgacggccatgGTGGCGACGACTACTGCCGCAGGCAATGCcagcaccaccgccaccagcacgagaggcagcagcaatGCATGAGAGATTGCCACGAGCGCCATGGCTGGGAGACGGTGGCTGATGAAGCCATCCTCCAGGCAGTGTAA
- the LOC102703914 gene encoding uncharacterized protein LOC102703914, with protein FFTLGEPSVFTLGELRDYMYYKAFVFFDTSAKSYLVVLIHCPLSQLSFARVGDDEWTWIPPHTFYDDCIYVDGHLYACTEGEVHVFDLSGPVVTMKTIIGKAPHYSFCDKMYIVRAPWGGLLNVWRLYGNNDDPDDPDARNTGEIKIFSIDATEKKRVEIKNLDGHALFLGLNQSLCLSTKEYRSLKENYTYFADDNDLWLFGFRENRRDVGLFDLKTNSREELVAPQLWSNFPAPVWITPSFAKILPV; from the coding sequence tttttcaccctTGGCGAGCCATCAGTTTTCACCCTTGGCGAGCTACGGGACTATATGTACTACAAGGCCTTCGTGTTTTTTGATACATCCGCAAAAAGTTACCTCGTGGTGCTGATCCACTGCCCATTGTCCCAGCTTTCGTTCGCGAGGGTTGGGGACGATGAGTGGACCTGGATTCCACCACACACTTTCTACGATGATTGCATCTACGTGGATGGCCATTTGTATGCATGCACAGAGGGGGAGGTACACGTGTTCGATCTCAGTGGCCCCGTGGTCACCATGAAGACGATCATTGGAAAGGCACCACATTATTCTTTTTGTGACAAGATGTACATTGTACGAGCTCCATGGGGTGGTCTTCTGAACGTCTGGAGGTTGTACGGCAACAATGACGATCCGGATGACCCGGATGCGCGGAATACTGGGGAAATTAAGATATTTAGTATTGATGCCACGGAGAAAAAGCGCGTGGAGATAAAAAACCTGGATGGCCACGCGTTATTTCTGGGCCTTAACCAATCACTCTGTCTCAGCACCAAGGAATACCGAAGTCTTAAGGAgaattatacatattttgcTGATGACAATGATCTCTGGCTATTTGGATTTAGGGAGAACCGTCGTGACGTTGGATTGTTTGATTTGAAAACTAATAGCAGAGAGGAACTTGTGGCTCCTCAGCTTTGGTCCAACTTTCCGGCCCCCGTATGGATTACACCTAGTTTTGCAAAGATTCTTCCTGTGTAA
- the LOC102711104 gene encoding non-specific lipid-transfer protein C6-like has product MAPYTKATMAAIAAIVLVAAAAAEGGGEAAETCVESLLELSPCLPFFKDAAATAAPEGCCDGLRSLVEGQAVCLCHIVNHTLQRAIGVDIPVDRAFTLLRDICALSPPADIIASCANNKGGVPPLYSCPAPSA; this is encoded by the exons atGGCACCGTACACCAAGGCCACCATGGCAGCCATCGCAGCCATCGTGctggtcgcggcggcggcggcggagggcggcggcgaggcggcggagacgtGCGTGGAGTCGCTTCTGGAGCTGAGCCCGTGCCTGCCATTCTTcaaggacgcggcggcgacggcggcgccggaggggTGCTGCGATGGGCTGCGGTCCCTGGTGGAGGGGCAGGCGGTGTGCCTGTGCCACATCGTGAACCACACCCTGCAGCGCGCCATCGGCGTCGACATCCCCGTCGACCGCGCCTTCACCCTCCTCCGCGACATCTGCgccctctcgccgccggcggacaTCATCGCCTCCTGCGCCAACAACAAAG GTGGTGTGCCGCCTCTCTACTCTTGCCCGGCTCCATCTGCCTGA
- the LOC107305311 gene encoding probable F-box protein At4g22165 has translation MASCGISLGDLAKCLKKLWHLLFTVLSKIQALAPSLLKGFRKGDQPSMAETVAANPLPELPQDMLVEIFSLLEIPDLVRAGSVCNSWRSAYNEMRSLGIYKLSQTPCLLYTSESAGDSAVCLYSLVEKRQYMFTLPDPPVRSRFLIGSSLGWLITVDASSEMHLVNPITGQQIALPSVATIEHIEPIFNESGAIHKYELSWYSGSKVYRTEPSVFTLGELRDYMYYKAFVFFDTSVKSYLVVLIHCPLSQLSFARVGDDEWTWIPPHTFYDDCIYVDGHLYACTEGEVHVFDLSGPVVTMKTIIGKAPRYSFCDKMYIVQAPWGGLLNVWRLYGNNDDPDDPDARNTGEIKIFSIDATEKKRVEIKNLDGHALFLGLNQSLCLSTKEYRSLKENYTYFADDNDLWLFGFRENRRDIGLFDLKTNSREELVAPQLWSNFPAPVWITPSFAKILPV, from the coding sequence ATGGCGTCCTGCGGTATAAGTTTAGGGGATCTAGCAAAGTGCCTAAAGAAATTGTGGCACCTACTCTTCACTGTTTTATCCAAGATCCAAGCGCTTGCTCCCAGTTTACTCAAGGGCTTTCGCAAGGGTGATCAGCCATCAATGGCAGAGACCGTGGCAGCAAATCCTTTACCAGAGCTGCCTCAGGACATGTTAGTGGAGATATTTTCCCTCCTGGAGATCCCTGACCTCGTGCGCGCAGGATCAGTCTGCAACTCCTGGCGCTCCGCCTACAACGAGATGCGCAGCCTTGGGATCTACAAGCTGTCCCAGACGCCGTGCCTTCTCTACACCTCCGAATCCGCCGGGGACAGCGCCGTGTGCCTCTACAGCCTCGTCGAGAAGAGGCAGTACATGTTCACTCTCCCAGACCCCCCTGTTCGCAGCAGGTTCCTGATCGGGTCCTCCCTTGGCTGGCTGATCACAGTCGATGCCTCGTCTGAGATGCACCTAGTCAATCCGATCACAGGGCAGCAAATCGCCCTGCCTTCTGTCGCCACGATCGAGCATATCGAGCCCATCTTCAATGAGTCCGGTGCCATCCACAAGTATGAGCTCTCATGGTATAGCGGATCAAAGGTTTATCGTACCGAGCCATCAGTTTTCACCCTTGGCGAGCTACGGGACTATATGTACTACAAGGCCTTCGTGTTTTTTGATACATCCGTAAAAAGTTACCTCGTGGTGCTGATCCACTGCCCATTGTCCCAGCTTTCGTTCGCGAGGGTTGGGGACGATGAGTGGACCTGGATTCCACCACACACTTTCTACGATGATTGCATCTACGTGGATGGCCATTTGTATGCATGCACAGAGGGGGAGGTACACGTGTTCGATCTCAGTGGCCCCGTGGTCACCATGAAGACGATCATTGGAAAGGCACCACGTTATTCTTTTTGTGACAAGATGTACATTGTACAAGCCCCATGGGGTGGTCTTCTGAACGTCTGGAGGTTGTACGGCAACAATGACGATCCGGATGACCCGGATGCGCGGAATACTGGGGAAATTAAGATATTTAGTATTGATGCCACGGAGAAAAAGCGCGTGGAGATAAAAAACCTGGATGGCCACGCGTTATTTCTGGGCCTTAACCAATCACTCTGTCTCAGCACCAAGGAATACCGAAGTCTTAAGGAgaattatacatattttgcTGATGACAATGATCTCTGGCTATTTGGATTTAGGGAGAACCGTCGTGATATTGGATTGTTTGATTTGAAAACTAATAGCAGAGAGGAACTTGTGGCTCCTCAGCTTTGGTCCAACTTTCCGGCCCCCGTATGGATTACACCTAGTTTTGCAAAGATTCTTCCTGTGTAA
- the LOC107305288 gene encoding uncharacterized protein LOC107305288, which produces MGGEASKPERSASDRRRDCAPDTRLSMPTAAPPADAAASPSTAVADGVANTRRAVGNQAWLHRTSRKKKNHLTSKPAAAEPQHTREQLTINGEAVPYEVEDQYVAYCRSSSATDPDKVTCHICFFKDDRNIVNKIQRKEMILHCHKHNRGPLIACQECPVYVCKARDLELHTHYCHTLPADWWRSR; this is translated from the exons ATGGGAGGGGAAGCAAGCAAGCCAGAGCGTTCGGCTTCGGACAGGCGCCGCGACTGCGCGCCAGACACCCGGCTTTCCATGCCCACGGCCGCGCCACCAGCTGATGCGGCGGCCTCGCCTTCGACAGCTGTTGCCGACGGCGTGGCCAATACACGTCGAGCGGTAGGAAATCAAGCCTGGCTCCACCGAACGTCTCGCAAGAAGAAGAACCACCTGACTTCAAAACCTGCCGCCGCGGAGCCTCAGCACACGCGCGAACAG TTAACTATTAACGGTGAAGCGGTGCCGTACGAAGTGGAGGATCAGTACGTTGCTTACTGCAGATCATCATCAGCAACTGATCCTGATAAAGTTACCTGCCACATCTGTTTCTTCAAGGATGACAGAAATATCGTCAACAAAATTCAGCGCAAAGAG ATGATCTTGCATTGTCACAAACACAACCGTGGGCCGCTTATTGCCTGTCAAGAGTGTCCTGTATATGTTTGCAAGGCACGTGATTTGGAACTGCATACACACTACTGCCACACCCTACCAGCAG ATTGGTGGAGGTCCAGGTGA